GGGAATCTGGAGGACGTCTAATACTTCAGCAGCAGGGGCTACTTCCGCGCGGCTATGCACATCGGAAAGGATCAAAACCCCCGCCCTATTTTTGATCCTGGCCAGCATTTCCAGACCCTTTTCTAAACCAGGCCCTCTATAAGAATGCAGCGAGGTGCGGTTCGCCTTATCATAAGACGCCTTGAATATGTAAGAAAAACCATGGCGATGGGCGCTTTCTTGCAAGGTATCGGCTATATGCAGGGCAGACTCTTCTGACTCTAAAACACATGGCCCTCCAATTAACAGGGGGGGGTTGACGCCTCCTACCTTAATCGGTCCAATAGCCAGTTCCGGTATCATTTTCCAACAACTTTTCTTTGTCGTTCGGCCACCACCTGCCTCTGTTCTAATGCGGCCTTGATAAAGGCCCCGAACAGCGGGTGGGGGGACATGGGGCGTGACTTGAATTCCGGGTGAAACTGACAGGCCAGAAACCATGGATGGTCAGGAATCTCTATTATTTCAACCAGTTCTCCATCCGGTGAAAGGCCGGTTATCCTCATGCCGGTCTTTTCCAGGACTTCCCGGTACAGATTATTGAACTCATAACGGTGACGATGGCGCTCGGAAATTTCCCCGGTGTGGTAGGCGGCAAAGGCCAGAGAATCATTGGCCAGGCGGCAGGGGTAGGCCCCCAGACGCATGGTCCCCCCCTTCTGACTGCCTTCATCCCGGACCTGAACCTGCCGGGTGCGGAAGTCGTACCATTCCTTCATCAGATAGATGATCGGATAGGGGGTCTCGGTATCAAATTCTGTACTGTGCGCCCCGGAAAGGCCGGCGGCGTTGCGGGCAAATTCCACCACCGCAAGCTGCATCCCGAGGCATATACCAAAAAAAGGAATCTTATTCTCCCGGGCGTAACGGATGGCGGCGATCTTACCTTCTATGCCGCGTGCGCCAAATCCTCCCGGAACCAATATCCCATCTACCTCCGCCAGCGAATCTTTTAGGTCGTCTTCACCTACTTCATCCGAACGTATATAAACCAGCTCTACGCCGGCGCGATTGGCCACCCCGCCATGAACCAGGGCCTCATTTAAACTCTTGTATGACTCTTTGAGGCCGACATATTTACCCACAATAGCAATGCGCACCGTAAATTCCGGGTGTTTTAGTCTATGGACCAAGTCCTCCCAATCTTTTAACCGCGGGGCCCTGGTCCAGATATTCAACTTTTCTATTATCTTGTCGTCAAGACCTTCCTTGTGAAAGACACACGGCACCTCGTAGATGCTTTCTACATCTTTGGCGGTTATTACCGCATCTTCCTCTACATTACAGAAAAGGGCTATCTTGGCCTTGAGATCCCCGGTTAGAAACTGCTCGGTACGGCAGAGGAGGATGTCCGGTTGAATACCTATTTCACGCAGTTCCTTTACGCTATGCTGGGTGGGTTTGGTCTTGACTTCACCGGCGGCTTTGATATAAGGGACATAAGTAAGGTGTATATAAAGCACATTTTCCTTTCCCACATCCTGCTTAAATTGCCGGATGGCCTCCAGAAAGGGCAGGCCTTCTATATCACCTACGGTGCCTCCGATCTCGACGATGACCACGTCTACGTCATGGGCGACCGCCAATATACTTTGCTTAATTTCATCCGTAATATGGGGTATAACCTGTACGGTGCCTCCCAGGTACTCACCCCGGCGTTCCTTGGTGATTACTGAATAATAGATTCGTCCGGTGGTATAGTTGCTGTTATGATCGAGTCTGGCGC
This window of the Desulfovibrionales bacterium genome carries:
- a CDS encoding CTP synthase, with the translated sequence MSPKIKFIFITGGVLSSLGKGLAAASIGALLESRGLRITIQKLDPYINVDPGTMNPFQHGEVFVTDDGAETDLDLGHYERYTRARLDHNSNYTTGRIYYSVITKERRGEYLGGTVQVIPHITDEIKQSILAVAHDVDVVIVEIGGTVGDIEGLPFLEAIRQFKQDVGKENVLYIHLTYVPYIKAAGEVKTKPTQHSVKELREIGIQPDILLCRTEQFLTGDLKAKIALFCNVEEDAVITAKDVESIYEVPCVFHKEGLDDKIIEKLNIWTRAPRLKDWEDLVHRLKHPEFTVRIAIVGKYVGLKESYKSLNEALVHGGVANRAGVELVYIRSDEVGEDDLKDSLAEVDGILVPGGFGARGIEGKIAAIRYARENKIPFFGICLGMQLAVVEFARNAAGLSGAHSTEFDTETPYPIIYLMKEWYDFRTRQVQVRDEGSQKGGTMRLGAYPCRLANDSLAFAAYHTGEISERHRHRYEFNNLYREVLEKTGMRITGLSPDGELVEIIEIPDHPWFLACQFHPEFKSRPMSPHPLFGAFIKAALEQRQVVAERQRKVVGK